The Melopsittacus undulatus isolate bMelUnd1 chromosome 17, bMelUnd1.mat.Z, whole genome shotgun sequence DNA window GAGGGGTTAATGGTGctggttagagctgagcacagtcAGGTTCCTGTGTTCACCTCTTCCCATCGATGCACAGGCACAAATTGCAGCACTGAcactggctctgctgcagtgtCACACCAGGCTGTGTCCTCATGCATCTGCCTTCCTCCCTGTGGCACCTCCTGGTGCTCTTTCCAAACCTCTGAGCACAAAATAGCTGAAACCAGTCCCATGCTTAGTATCTGCTTCAGTAATAGCTGGGGAATGTTGCTGAGGTAGGGATAGGATCATCTAAAGGGCATGAGCAGCCTGGTAGAGTTGTCTGAGGGTCTAACCTTTCAGtagtgtgtgtctgtgtcctCACCAACCCAGCTTGGACTCGTGTCCAGATTCCTCCTGGAAACCTGTGCTCCAGTGTGCTGAAACGTTGGGATTGCTCCAGGCTGCTTTTGGCTCGAGCACCGAGATTGCTGCAAAGAGCTGGCAAATGCCAAGTGATGCTGGGGCCACAGGAGACAGGAGTAAGGTGGGTAAACCCCATTCAGGACCTGAGAGGCCCAGTTCTTGcacctttgctttgcttctgttgctTGAGTGACCCCTCATGAGCCCAGCCCAGGATGGTGCAGCCCTGGTGTCAGCCCTCACCTCCCCAGACTTCTCCTGCAGTGGGGCATCGCTACTGGTCCTGCTGCTCGCATCCTTCCTCAGAAGCTGAGGGTTTCCAGGCATCCTGATGGGGAACTatccctgcaggagcagcaggtgcAGAGCTCTCCTGGGGGAGCTCTGGCCTTTAAGAGGGTTACCAAGGTCCCACACTCAGGAGCAGACTGTTTCCTGCAGTGATGCAGACTGAAGGGGCTCTCTGTCCCACCCAGCGAGCTGCTCATCCGGCCCCATGGAGACAGAATGTTTTCCTAGCAGGACACCTgcactggcagtgctgctcaTCGACTTTTCTGTAGGCAGTAATTAGAGGCCTCAAGTCCTCCCCACTTGTCTTTTATGTGTCAGTTCCACTTCTTCCATCTGCACGGTTTTGTTCCTCTCTTCTCTGCGCTGACTCATCTGCCACAGGCAGCCCATGTGTGTGGAGCCTCCTCATGTCCCATGCAATCGAGCTGGAGATGTGCACTGCACCAGGATGGGCACCGTGGCGAGCTGGcattcagcagcacagagaaagcTGAGTTCACACCATGTAAGCTAGAAGCAAGATCCAGCACTCCCAGTTGAGCAAGAGCTCTCAAGGCTGTGATTTAGACCAGAAGCTACTGGTAGTGACTGGAGTCATTCATTTGGGGGAACCTGATTCCCTCCATTGGCGATGCAGGAGTCAAGGGTACCCATCCCCTAGCTAACACCCAGCCCCACCAGCCCACTGTAATGAACAGTGTTCATGCAGCCCACTGCTTCTGAGCTGCAAGGCTTGATACACACACACGTTGTGCTTCCTCTAGCCTCAACAGCACTGCGCCAGCTTGCTGCGTGTGTCTGCATCAGCACAGCATCCAACACAGCACAAACAGTCCCTAAACTGAAGATGGGGATGCTTGAGGCCCTCCTGCACAGCTCCACATTCCTCCTGCCTGATACCTCCAACCTAGAGCCATATTGGCACCATGTGCACTGCAgatggaagcagcagagaactGACTGCTTGCTGCTAGGTTTGAAGGACCATCAGCATCCTTTGTTCTCTGCCTTTCTCAGTGGGTGTGAAAGGACAGGCTGCAGGGTCACAGCTGTGATCATCCACCCAAGACAGGCACAGGCAACCTGCAAATGCTCCACAGCATTTGAGGATGCAGGATGGAGTAAGGTTATTCAAGGCAGGTGTTTCAGCCTCCAAATGAATACATGCAGCAAAGTCCTCTGCTCTTCTCTCAGGTGTGCAAGTGTATTTCAAGAGCTAGAAAGATGCATTAGGCCACAAATAGCAGCTGTGCAGCAAGAGATCATGAGAGGATGCCTGGTTCTGGCTATGACAAATGAACAGAGTCAAGAGCTGTGCATTTTCCAACaaggtttatttgttttctgaaccCACTGACACAGCTGGACCTGGCAATGGAGCAGATTCTTTATTCCTTAAAGTGTCTATGTGACATGAAGTCAAGGCGAACACTGTAGTCAAAGGCATTTagagaggacagcagcagaagcaatgGGAGGTGTGGGAGGAGGCttccagcaggcaggaggggaacaAGCACCTTCCCTCCCACAGCCACAGTGGAGACAGGGTGTAATCCTTTTGGTTACCTGGACCAGACAAACACAGCACCATGCAACACAAGCTGCAGCTGGGAATGGGTGGAGAGCAGGATAGGGATGGTGATGGCAGTCTGCTGCCTCGGAAGCGTGGCAGGAGCAGGCTGATGAGTAACCAGGCTGTCAGCAGCAGGGACACCAGCTCCTGAGCGGCATCTGCTTGCTGAAGGGAACCACAACTTGTAGGATGCAGCTACTGGGATGCACCTCTGCCCTGGAGCCAGATCCACTCTTGCTGCATTTCATATGGAGTTCAAGTACCTAAAATAGCACCTACAGCAGGAGGTGGGCTGCTGTGGTGCCTTGTCGGGTTAAGGTTCCTTCCCAGGAcatcccatccctcccagcTCCGGCCCAAACCTGCACCTTCCATGGTGATTTGCTGCCCAGCCTAGCTCAAGGCAGCATCACCTCAAACATCATTTCTCTTCTGAAGGGAGGTTGGAAGAATACCTTCTGATTGCACTCTGCTGCTGGCAACAGCACCCACCTCCCACCCTCCAGCCCAGGTCCCATGCAGCACCACGCTACAGGTGTGTTTTAGCTGCACACCGGAGGCTGGGCCATGGCAACAGGAGGGGTGGCACACACAGCATCACTCCTTCTCACTCCGTTTCACCCAGTCACAGACCTGCCAGCACCCGAATACTCCTCTGCCAAGTGTCTCCTTCCCCCCAAGCAACCCACGCAGCAGCAGCCAACCCAGAAGTCTCCATGGTAAGGGGCAACTTGTGCACCCCTGTTTGCAGCTGGGACCTTTGCTCAGCCCTAGGGACTTGAAAGGCTTTGGAAAGGCAGGCTGGCAACGCAGCCTCGTCTCCACCAGTTCCTGTACAAATGGACAACACACACGCGCTATTTACATGGGGTTTCACATGATGGAGCAGCTCTTGGCGCGGTCTTTCCTGATCTCGGTGTCGCTCAGGAAGTCCGTCCTGCCAGGCATCTGAGACACCCGCTTCAGTCCCCGTTTGGAGTTGCTGCGCTTCAAGTTCTTGTGCACCCTGTTGACGGAGGCGAGCGTGGTCACGTGGAACACATCCCGCACGCTGTTCTCGGACACCTTGGAGGAGCATTCTGCATAGGCCACGGCCCCGATCTGCCGCGCCAGCGCACTGCCCTGTGCTCCGGAGGGagagggttagggttaggacaGCAGCGCTCTGCAGGAGCATCCTTTACACAGCAGGGCAGCGCTGTCAGAGTGCCCACGGTGTTTGCTCATCACCTCTAAAgtgctgtgagagcagcagaCACAAGGGTGGCCTCCCCAGCAGACGGTGCTACCAAGTGCCTGTCACCAAGGCAgtgccagccctgcagcagggtcCTGGACAGCCCTGCTTCCTAGGGCAGTTACCTGGGACCTGCTGTGTACAGTGCAGAGCAACCCAGAGTGCACCAaatgctggggctgcagccagcCCATAGACACTGCTGGGTCCACTGAGAGCCACAGCACATCCCAGACCTCCTGGCTGTGGttcccccacccccagcagtgctccccagcagcagtcACTTGGAGctgaagaggctgcaggagcacaaGGCTCCCCTTTAGCCAGTCCAACTTGTCAAACCAGGCATCCCCACTGCATCCGAGGGAAGACTTGTCAGCTACTAACAAGGAGGCTGTTGTGCAGAGCACCAGGAATAGGCCAAGGGCTGCCAGAGCTGGGGAAGGGTGCTGTTAGCATGAGCAGCTCAGCACCCACGAGCCAATATAAACCAGCTTCAGACCAAGACCTGGGCACAGTGGGTCAGTTGCTGCTGAGCTTCCCCATGCAGTGGGGCAGCTGCTGAACGTACCTGCTCGTGTGTGACAGGGATGAGGCGCTGCTTGGAGAGCTCTCGCAGCGTGTTCAGGTCCGTCCGCATGTCCAGCTTGCAGCCCACCAGCACAATCTTTGCATTGGGGCAGAACTCCTGAGTCTCCCCTTGCCACTGCAGAGGAGACAAGAGGGAGAAGGTGCACAGGgatgagacactggaagagGTCACAGTCCCAGGGAGCTCTTTGCTCAGCACACCCATCATTTGCTTGGTACTGGAAGCCACACGTTAAAGACATTACAATATTTAGGGCATAACTACAGCCAGGGAGATGGAGGATTGAAGCAATGGCAGGAGAAGGCCACACCAAACATCCACTTCCTTCGCACCAACGGCTCCTTTCAGAGTTCCAAAAGTTAATGCCCAATTTGCAGCTAAGTGGCTGCAGCAGTAAATCAAACCATCACCTATGACCTCCCCCAGGGCAGAACCCATCAGCCTGTCAACATCCTGCTTACTGATGCAGTGTTTCCAAAGGAGGAGGCAGATGATAAAGGCAGATTACCCCTGGCTAAGGATGTCACTTGGAAACAGCGATTCCCTGCTGCACTGACTGATGGTTAAGCATATGCTCTAGGCAAttagaaggggaaagaaaaccaagccCACAGCCCAGTGTCCATAAACTGGTGGGGAGAGGCAGTGCTAAGAAGGACCCAAGTTTCATTCAACCAGTATCAAACCAAAGCAACTGCAAAATACCAGGAGATGGGCTCAAGTGTCTTCACCATGAACCCAAATCCCCTGCTGCCAGGGAcatccatccccacatccccagcacagcttcTGGTGCCAAGAGCCAACACAGCCACAAGAAGAGGAGGATGTGgctctttcagagcaggaattCAAGCACCCTCATTTACCTGAAGGATGGAAACTCTCAAAGGGACTGAGCTATGGGGTCTGTTCTCAGCAGGCAGGGGTCAGGGCTCTCTGGGATGATGCAGGCTCCCTCCTCTCACATGATTGACTCGAGGGAGCCAGAGATTTGCTGCGCTATGGAGAGTTGTGAGAATGAGGGCACCACCCCACAGAAACCTGCTTTGTATAGAATGAAGAGCTGCTTGtttgccttctccttcccttcagaCGTACACGCTGCACAGGCAGCCTGGGCACCACAAGGGCAGCGAGAGGAATAAAGATGTCCTCTGCTGAATTAACAGTTTTGCCTAAGGCTTGCATAGGGAGCCTCACTTCCCTGCTTCGCCTGATATCAAAAGCTAAAACCCATTTCAGCTTCCTGGTGTCTTCGGAATTTTCCTCACCCTCATAGGCTGCACCAAAGGAAATGAGGCATCTGCTCACTTAAGAAATCCCCTGTGAATTAGGTTTTATTCTAAGTCATCGTATCAAAAAGACATAGCCTAACAGCACTCAAAGCATCTGcgaggctgctcagggaaggcCAAGCACTGAGCACTGTGGACTCACATGAAGAGTGTGAAGAGAGACATAAATAAATCCCAACCCCAGCTAATTATTGATGGGTTTGCATCTCATTAAGGTCCAAGTGATTTGCTTGCATTATTATTCTGCTGACTGCCAAGCTGAGCTGGGAATTCTTTGAGTCCACATGAAACGCCTCCTTCCACCCAGCACGCTCAgcaccccagccctgcttcaGGAACgaacactgagccattgaccgaGTTATCTGAAGGGTCTTTGTCCCCTCACCAGGACACTTCGGAGACACAGACCCACTGCTCAGCCCTCCCAGCGACTGAATAAGAGGCACTTGCTCCAGCACAACGTCTGGCAAGATGTGGAGAGGCCGAAAGGGGCAGTCAGTACAATGGGACTGGTTCGGACAGTGGccacccagcccagcagcctggGACCCACTGGGagcagcctcagcatccctgctctgtcGTGCTTGTCACACCTCGTGTCTCAGAGCCTCACAAATGAGATGCCACTGAGCTCTGTGAGGGCAGAGGATGCTCCATGCCCCATGGCCATGCAGCCCAGTGGCACTGGGCCATCTCGTTTTATTCATTCACAGCTTTGAGATTCAGCACCACAGCTCTGGACCCTTCTTGTCGTCAGGCTACAGGAAAGTGACTGATGCCTTTCTTACTGTGCAGACACTGAGCTGAGGGGACAGCTGAAAACCTGAGCTCTCTGCTTGCATGGAAACAGCACCAGGGGCCACTTCCCTACTGCTGCAAGCAACCCAGAGCATACCCATTGGTGGTTACACTAACAAGAGATGCACAACACCTTCCAAGGTCTtcatgaaaaacagaacaaatgccCTGCACTTCTCTGTCCACACATTtgtatgtatgcatacacacagaTCTCCCCCTCTCCATGCTGCAAGCTCCCATTCACTGGGCTCCTTTCAAATGGAAATATCGGCTTTCTGCACAGACCATGGAGGGATCAGCAGCATCCTCATCTGAGCACAACCATCCTCATCTGAGCACAGCCATCCTCATCTGAGCACAGCCATCCTCATCTGAGCACAACCATCCTCATCTGAGCACAGCCATCCTCATCTGAGGACCTTAAATCCAGCCAAGCTTTTTAGCCCTGATGGCAGTCCCAGGAAGCaggactggtgctgctgcagaggccCCATCTCACCAGGCAGAAGCACGTTGGACACTCACCTTCTTGAGCACACTGTCGAGAGTCTCCGGGCGGCTGATGTCAAAGCAGATGAGCACAGCATCCGAGTCTGGGTAGGCCAAGGGACGGACGTTATCATAGTATGCTGAGCCTGAGGAGAGGAGCAGCCTGTGAGCAGAACATCCCACCccactgatgctgctgcctgAATGGGCAGGCTGGGACCCCCAGCCCTCTGCCAGGCACTGCAGGCACTGCCACAGGGTGCAAACTGCTCTGCCAAGAGCCAGAGGACATTGACCCAAACTTTCCCTCAGTGACCAAGCACTGTTGGGCTCTGCAGAGGACGTGGTCCCTTTGTTTAGGTGCGGAAGTCAGAGGTTTTGTGCTCTTGCATTTATCCCTTTGCAGAGTGGAAATAAAGGCAAGGTTCGCATCCCTCTCCCTCCCTAATAAACATCTGGCAAGGAAGAAGTGATGGAGTTGTGATGCCAGAGCATGCTGAGATGCCAGAGCTTGGAAGGGCTGCAaggctgaagagcagcacatgCCTCTCCACCACTGCTGTTGTGTGTATGGATCCTATTGTCATGCAGTTGCTGCACTACTAATGGTGGAAAAGTGCAGCTGAGAGAAGACAGGGAACACTGTGCTATTTTTTATCCTCTCTAGCTATCTTTATACACGAGAGCCTGCTCACATGGATGGTGAGAACTGAAGTCAAGTATAAAAAGAACTGCCTTGTACTCTGGATTTGTGCTGGGAAAAGTCAGGCAGATTCTTTCTGGTACATAAAAGATGTGGCAGGTTTTGGTGAACAAGCTGTAAATTGGAGGGGATGATGTATTCTGTGGGATTTCTCAGTGAGCAGGCAGAAAGCTCAGCCTGAATCCTGCCCAGCTTCTGCCACACACACACCTTCAATGAACATTCCAGGCATTCAAGTCATTGCCCCACAATGATATTGTTTGAAGTGTGGTCTGTGTGCAACTGCAGATGCCTCAGCCAACAGCAACGGAGCAATCGGCTCATTGCTACTTAAAAACACTGATTCGGGTTTGCATTGGGCTTTACAATGGGCTTCAGCTTCCTGGAGGGATGAGAAGCAGATGTTTGTTTATGCAaaggggaagcagagacacCAGAGTCCTTGTTGAATCTGCTCCTCCCAAAGGATCGCCCACCCCAAGGCCAAGGGAACCGGATGTGCTTCCTGCCATGGCCCCTCAGGATGCTCGGCCCAAGGCACTTTCCCACCCTGGGAAGAGGTGGAGCACCCAGAGCAGGTGTCAGGTGGCTCCTTGATGAATTACGGACCATGGTGGCTGGTGTATCCCGGGAATCTGCCTGGGATGAGCTGAGAGCAGAACAGGCTGATCCACTGTGGGAGCTCCCACCCTGGCTCTTGTCTGCACAGGGGCACACAACTGCACCCATCACAGCAGGGTACAGCccctccagcacagcaaaagATGCCGTGTGTGCCCTGCAAACACCCCAGATACCTCTGCAAAGCTCTGCCAGGGGAGCAGAGCCGGCCGTGATGGCACAGGGCAGGCTGAGGGCTGCTTTGTGTCTTCCCAAGCCCTTCCCAAGCTCCAGAGCATTTGGATccacagcaaaaccagctaCAGGTATCTCCAGACACCACACTGCTGCCAGCCCCCAGGAGCAAAGGCACctggcacatccctgctcccattgTGATAAGCCACAGCGTGGGTCTGTGTCCCTGCAAAGGCACCGGGAGGGGCAGCAGTTGGGATGCAGCACAGAAGAAGCAGACCCTGACCTGTGCAAAGCGCAGCCGTGTTCCTAGAGGGAAAGTCACGTTCCCTGCATGGAAAGCAGCCAGGCCCCAGGCTGGTACCCAGCGAGGTGACTCCACATCCCAGGCCCAGCGATCTCTGCCCTCGCTTCAGGCTCAAGCTGCTCCCGAGCATGAGGGGCAGAGCTGGCCCcggggagctgctgcagccctgcaaggTGACCCAGCTCCCCCCCAGGCAGCACCGAGCTCCCCTTTGAACCGAGCTGTCGGGCTCCTGCCTGCTGCGGGTTTACAGGATGGGATGCGAGATCCAGCACTGATCTGCACTTGGATTTGCGGAGTCCTTCATCTGAGCCATGCCCTCTCCCCAGCGCACATTTGGGGATCTGCCTCCAGACTGGGGCCCCAGCGCATGCTGCAGGAAAGCATTCCCACACAcatcctctccctgcagctcctccgCTTTACATAAACACTGCAGATAAATCTGCCCCCTCCCAGCCCAGGAATGCTCCTTTTGTAGAGGTGCTTCTGGCTCCATTCAGCACAGACATTGCCACAGCAAACTGTATCATAGCAACTTGCTGCTCCCTCAGCAGCCAGCCAGCTCCTCGGCACAGAGCCCGCAGCCCCTCTGTCACCCTGCAGAGCCACCGCCATCCCCACCCCAGTGCCAGGAACGGTGCCAGCATCCAACCTGGGACTTGATGCTGCTGGGTCTTTATTGAATCAGGAAATCCCTCTTGGGAGATTATTCCTCCAGTTTTTGCATCTGTTGCTTTTTCGTTGAGGACAACAGCTAAAAAGAgccaccccaaaacacaaaagccTCCCAAGGCCCCAGTGCCCTCAGCTCCAGGTCTGCAGTTCTATTGCTTCTGAGCACTTGACACCTCCCAGATCCTCCAAGCAAGACCCTGCAGAGGCACTTCCGAATACACAGGAACCCGGGATCCAACCTTCCTCCACTGCATGAGTCACTCTCCCACTTGGCACCCAGGTTTGCAAGAAACAGACCCTGTGAGCATCTGTTTGTGATTAAATTGGAGCAACCAAAACCCAGCTTAAACATAAACCCACGCAGTTGTAGTCTGAAATCCAGGGCGGGTGCACCAGGAGCAGCTCCTCAATGCCTGGCACTGCCACTCAGAGATGCCACTCACGGGCAGGGGACTGCAATGTGCTGTTTCATCTCTACCAGCAGCGTTAAGCTACATTTGTTCCCTATTAGCTGTCCTGAGAGATAATGAGCCTCCTCCCATGGGCACCCTCCTTCCAACAATAGCATATTACAAACCAGGAAAGCAAATACACATGCAGAGCCATGCTCTGCTCCGTGAggggctcctgcagccccagccagcTCTGGCTTGGAACAGAGATGAGCACTGCCAAGACATGCACTTGCCTTGGAGGACCCGCTGTGAACCCTCCCCATAGAGCCAGTGATGCTGTGGCACATGCGGCTTTCTGCAGGAACAGCCAAGAGCATCCTTCACAGAATGAAGCAGAAATACATCCCAGCTCTATTGGCTGCTGCATCAACGAGCCCAAAGAGCTCCAggttacctccctgggcagcaaTACCTGTGGCTTCAGAGACTACATGGGATGTCTTCTTTGCTAGGCAAATCCCACTGCCAGCTCAGCCAGGCCTTTGTCCTCTGCCAAAGCAGAGGCAAGGCAAAGCTCTCTTGGTATCCTCTCCCCATGCATGGCAAGAAGCCTGCACCACTTCTCAGCCAGCATCAAACACAAGACTACCTCCTCCACTGCCATGGGTCCAAATCACCCTTCACTGAGCTTCACCAGCCACATGGTcctccagtgcttcccagtCAGGGCTCAGGTCCCTgggagctgctcagcaccagcacacatGCTCAGGGTTTCCTGAGGTTATGCAGGACTTTCTGGAGCTGAATTCACAGCTTTCAGTCGTAAGAGGAATTCATCTGAGCAACTGCTTACTAGAAGCAAAGGCTCCGCATGCAGAGGCACAGCTCTGAGCccccttcccacctccccacgctgggcagctgcagcagagctctaATGTGTGAGGAGGATGCTCACATTCAATCACTGCACACTTTCCACACCTGAGTGCTCAAGACCTGGTTAATATTACATGAGGTGTCAATGAACACCATTACTCATTCCTCTGCCAAGGCAGATGATGATGAAGgtgttaataataataacaacataTTTCATTTATAGCACACCATTAAGACGGAAAATGAGTCCTCTGTGCAATTCCCAGGGCAGGAACAACACACCCGGCTGCTCCGCAATGGGGCTGCAGCTTCTGGTGGGTGCCCCCATCCTTCACCCAGCTCCAGGGCTCCCCAGTGCAGGCACAGACCCCGGCCAGCCCAGCCCAGCGGGGCCAGTCCCTATGGAGAGCCCGCAGGAATCTCAGCTGCTGTTCCAGGCCATCCAGGATGCTCCAGAGCTCCCGTTTCCTCTGCAGATGCAACCAGAGGGCACAGAGTCATCCGAAAATACTTCCCACTGCTCGAAAAGGGGAAATGGGTGCAGGGAAACAATGGTAGAGTCTacagcagagggagaggaggaattCACCCCAGGGAACACTGGAGATCAGAGTTAAACAGCCCCAGAGGTCATGCCCGGTCCCTTTATCCTGCTGGGGACAGACTATGAAAggcatttttcttccatgatCCTTTTACccaagctgacaagcagctccccatggcccacaggcaggggcagcGCTGCGGATGCAGGGCCCTGCCTGAATGCTTCAGTTGCCTTTATAAAGGCAGAAGGCAAGATTTGAAAGAGAATGGCTCTGCATGCCTGGCACATGACAGAGCAGGGTATGCAAAtaccctcctccctccctgtgTCATCAGTGCTGATGGAGGCCAAGCAGCAAGCCACTGCAGCCTTCCAGACTGCAATGGATGCACACCACAAAGATCTGAAGCACCCCGAGTCCAGAGAGCGGCTTTATCCTCAGTGTGAACCAGACCCtctcttcagaaagcaaagcagaaggtTTCTTTGTCTGAAGATTGATAAACTGCTGCAATATTGCTGAGCACCCTGCAGGTCCCAGCTCAGCCACACTCAGAGCAGCTTAAAGATCCCCAATCCCCCCTGGCTGTATTGTCTGGAAGGGGAGGATCGTGCAGATCCCACTGGTGTCAAACACATTTGTGACACGGGTACAGTGCTCATTAGAGGCCAGCTTGGAAGAGGGACAAGCGGCAGAGATGGGAATTAAAACACCAAAGCACTGGTGACAGAGACACTGGTAGTGACAGGTTCTGGCTGTACCGAGTCCAAAGACAAGGCATCCAGCAAAGCTGGAGCGagggagagagcagcagagggaaCTGCAACTACCCCTAGTGCAGGCTTCCATGGGACACTGAGCAAGGCACAGCCATGTGCCATGTATGTACATGGGCATGCACAAGCTTCTCTCATGGCTGGACCATGGCATTTCTCTTGCACAGCATCCCCACAAACCCCTCAAGTGTGGGGAAGAAGGAGGTTGTTCCATGCCCTGGAGCAAGCAATCACCTAGAAAATGCATGACTGAAACAACTGGTCCTCATCTTGGACCATCAacctctgctcccagctcttACAGTGCCCATATGAAAATGAGTAAACTCCCCAAGAGCCCAGCTGgcatggatgcaggatggaCATGATCGGGATGAAGGGAACAGTATTAGCATGGGCTGAGGTGGCATTCCCAGGCCCCTCTCCAGAGCTTATTACTGGAAACCTGTCTCTCAGGAGGAGGCTGTTCTGCTGGATTCCCTGGCAGGGGAATTCCCAGCCCAGGCAGGCACAGGGTCCTTCTGCCTCATCCGGATCCTGTGCCCTATCTCACATACGCAGGTTcttagaatcccagcctggtttgggttcaAAGGGACCCTaaaactcctccagctccaacccctgcaatgggcagggaccccttccactggagcagctgctccaagaccctgtgtccaacctggccttgagcactgccagggatggggcagccacagcttctctgagcaccctgtgccagcgcctcagcaccctcacagggaacagcttctgcctaagagctcagctcagtctcccctcttctaCCTTAAGGTTCAAGGAGCTTACTCAGACACAAACTTCACTCTGGTAACTGAAGGAAGCTCTGGAAGCTCCTTGAGGAAATCCCCACTGGCAtctctggggctgcagaggcagcCTGAGCAGCTCATCCAGGCTTCTCACTCCCATGCTGGAAGTCATCCCTGAGGCAGGGGACAAGGGAGACAAATGGGAGCCAGAAGCCCCTTCCTGGCACTCTTGCCATGTCACAAGGGCAGCCGGCATTGCCACAACCTGCCTGTCACCCTTTCCCTGGGTACAGCAAGCCCTAGGAGTGGCAACAGATTCCCACAGCAGAGCTTTGGCTTTGGGGAACGCATCCGAGGGCTGCACAGACACAATTATCCTTATGCAAGGTTGCATGTTCCAGGTCTGCTGTGTGTAAGCAGCAGACCCCTCCCTGACTGCTCAGCTCCCAGATAAGGCTTTTCCCCGCAGCAAAGGCTGGGCCTGTGCACTCCTGAAGTTCAATCCAGAGGAGATGCAATCTTCAGAGCATGGGGCAAGATGAAAGCTGCGCCCATGCcctcactgcccatggcagcagggggATGCTGCCCggtcctccccagctc harbors:
- the RND2 gene encoding rho-related GTP-binding protein RhoN produces the protein MEGHLARCKIVVVGDTQCGKTALLHVFAKDCYPESYVPTVFENYTASFEIDKQRTELNMWDTSGSAYYDNVRPLAYPDSDAVLICFDISRPETLDSVLKKWQGETQEFCPNAKIVLVGCKLDMRTDLNTLRELSKQRLIPVTHEQGSALARQIGAVAYAECSSKVSENSVRDVFHVTTLASVNRVHKNLKRSNSKRGLKRVSQMPGRTDFLSDTEIRKDRAKSCSIM